The nucleotide sequence GCTCAGATGATACAGCTCAGATGATACAGCTCAGATCATACAGCTCAGATCACACAGCTCAGATCATACAGCTCAGATCATACAGCTCAGATCATACAGCTCAGATCATACAGCTCAGATGACACAGCTCAGATGATAGAGGTCAGATGATAATCCAATTACTAAACTGCTATTAAACGGCAATAGATTCACTTAGTATCACGTACCAACGGATATTGAGTTACTGTAAACAGCAGATGTTTGAATCAGTACACAGAACTGTTGTTCTACCATTTTCATCACCCTAGGGTACACTTAGATTTCAAATGAAGAATAGAATCTTCCAGATTCTGGATTTCAGAAGTAGTACTATTTCACAGTATCTTATTAATTTGATTTATCCCTAAATGTCTATGTTGTGTCTTTCCCCAGgctacctcctccacctcctcagaACCCCAGGCTCAGAGCTCCATCTGTCAGGCTGCCGCTCTAAGTGAGCCCCCTGCCTCGTCGCCGGGGCCGTCGGGCCTTGTCTCTGTACTGGTGTCCAGCCTGCGTCAACGCCACGCCGTTACAGCCCACGTGCGCTCGCTGGATGGCGTCGACTTTGTGGTCAGTAACCGCATAACGGTGGATAGGAGCTGGCCGGGATGCCAAACAGCAAACGGTTGGTGGAGAGAGTAACCAGCCTGCAGGGCCTTTTTGATCGTGTATGTCTCATCGTAGAGAAGGACTGCACCAAACTAGGTGAGGGAGGGCATACATTCACTTTTGAACAGAACCAGTTGGCTGGAATACTTcctgtgggttcaattcctgatTTTCTAGATTTCTAAAGTATGCTCACTTTTGTTTGATTGTGACAGTGGACACTTGACTTGTCTCGGCAGATGGTGCGTATCACAAAAATGTTCAAGGAAGTTTGATAAAATAATACATGTAAGAGTAGAAAGATCAGACAGGGTTCAACATGACCTTTCTACTATCAGTCAAAAGGTCACAAGCAGCAGATGCTGCCCTGCGTCAGCTGTCAAAACCCRcaacaaatcaaatcaaatcaaatgttatttgtcacgtgcgccgaaaacaacaTGAGCCATAGGTTCAGATCGGTGGGCCACCTGGTCAGCAGGTAGGGGCAGTCAAATGAATTGGGCATCTCTGTAAGCTttcatttataatacatttgataacaaaaaaaagtaaacaaaagACACGTTGAGATTCACCTCTCTTTTTCAAGTAAGCCCTGGCCAAGAAAAGCAGCATACCACAATACAAACATATTGCTGGTACATCAGTGCATTGACACGTCAAAGCAGCAGTGGATTCCAgtccatttccattccaattgcATTTCAATTCCGATTTGTTGAAGTGGAAAGACCATGCAACCAACAGGATAGTCATTCAGCTAAAGTGCCCCAGAATTGATGATAGCAATAATATGAGGAATATTGATGCCACCATCAGGAAATCGAACAGAATTGAGCAAAAATAATACGATACTTGGTATTTCTAACAATAGAACTAgaatccattcatccatccagaTTCTATGGTGTAAACACTGCCCCTCCCCTCTACTTGTAGCTCCGTCGAGGAACACTGCCCCTCCCCTCGACTTGTAGCTCCCGTCGAAGAACACTGCCCCTCCCCTCTACTTGTAGCTCCGTCGAGGAACACTGCCCCTCCCCTCGACTTGTAGCTCCGTCGAGGAACACTGCCCCTCCCCTCTACTTGTAGCTCCGTCGAGGAACACTGCCCCTCCCCTCTACTTGTAGCTCCGTCGAGGAACACTGCCCCTCCCCTCGACTTGTAGCTCGATCGAGGAACACTGCCCCTCccctatgtatgtatgtgtatatatgcagtgtgtatatgtaggtatgtatgtatgtgtatatatgcagtgtgtatatatgtatgtaggtatgtgtatatatgcagtgtgtatatatatatattattttactgctcctggaacaaactccctcacgacgccaggtcagcggagtcaatcaccaccttccggagacacctgaaaccccacctctttaaggaatacctaggataggataaagtaatccttctaacccccccccttaaaagagttagatgcactattgtaaagtggttgttccactggatatcataaggtgaatgcaccaatttgtaagtcgctctggataagagcgtctgctaaatgacttaaatgtaaatgtaattattgtttgAATAACCTGATTTACAATTATGTATTGATTTACTTTTTCACTCTTTATGTGATGTGCAATGCAGAGAACGCCGGAAGAAGTATTATCATTTAATTACCATAgtaaattattgtaatgtttgtttatgtgtcaattaatcccataagggatgggttgccaattgacgatttgacacaaaaataacatttaattcaTTGTAGCTCCGTCGAGGAACACTGTCCGTCCCCTCTACTTGTAGCTCCAGTCGAGGAACACTGCCCCTCCCCTCGACTTGTAGCTCTGTCGATGCTCTCCAGAAGGGGGCGTATGTGAGCTGCCCCAGAGCCGAGGAGATCTACCACTGCCTACGCTACTCCTGTTACACCACCACAGCCAGGAAGTGCAGCCTTTAGCCAGCCATCGCTGCCTAGTTCCCCATTGGCACTgaccttgggtcagttttgcCCTTTTTCCTCCCTAATGGTTACTGGTTAGGATTTGTGGAGAGTGAGATGATCCTACAACTGACCCTAAAGGACAATTTCCCTCAAACAGGACCTCTAACGGCATCATGGCCTGGAATTGTGGCACCAAATGGAATAAAAccgactgaaacagggagggattatctggacttgtccaataagaaacagtcATTTTTATTCCCGATTGCAAAATGTTTTCAGTTGTGTTCCCTAATGAACAAGGCCCAGCCTTgctgtaaatatttattgcacatTGAAATAAGACTTGACGGACACTAAGGTGAATGTACAGTATGGTGGATGCACATTGGGAATACAATGTGCCactgtgtttgttttgttattaccATTTCTGTTCAAATAAAGGTTTTATTTTTGTGTTCATATTTTGAAAAGAGATCAAATATGTGGTTTCAATTGCAGGAATAAAAATTCACTATTTTTCTATAACTAAATTGCTTTATTCCAAAACAAATTCACAAGTGTTTGACATGATTCAGTCAAAACACATTGACAGATACAAGTACACAAAATGAAGTTCAGACTCCTAGATTTCTTAGTGTTAGATTCATATCCTCTTTGTTCAACATTTATAGTTGATTGTATCCTCAATATTTGACTGTAGCAGATAACATGCAATTTCAACCTTATGTCTGTAGTGTCTTCGCACAGCCGCTGTCTTTCCCACACTCTGGGGGTGGAATTCCAGGAGTCTGGCAAGCGAGATTAGTAGTCTGTTTGAACCACAAGTCGTCACTCTTTCCTTACATACAGAAGAGACTGACTCTAGGACACGTCATTGGTCTACTGCTGTTATCTGCACTTACACTGGTTGCATTCCAGTCTTTATAACAATTGCATATAAGTACACAACCACATGACATAAGATGACTCTGGGAACAAGCATGCACTATGGATTGATATAGCCCATAACACGGTCTGAATATAACAGTGCTGTGTTTGAGAAACGGATTGTACTTCGACTTGATGGTAACAAAGCCCTATCCACACGACTCCTTTCTCAAAACCAAACCAGCATTACCGGAGCATTTCAGAAATCATTTCCTTCTTTTGCcctagaataaaaataaaaaaacacattcttGGACCTTTGTTTTGCCTTCAAAATCTATTTCTGCCTGTCCTAGAGCAGTGCCTGTCACCTTCAGTTTGAGATGCACCTATACTATGATTTAACATATGGTAGATGGATACGGATATGCACTGATCAACAAAGtattacatttagcagacgctcttatccagaacgacttagtTTAAGGCATtcatctttttaaaaatgtagctaggtgggacaaacaCAACACTATGTACATTTCTTCTCAAAGTAGctgtcagtgctagtaggaaaagacaagtgtgAGTGTAAGATCATGAAAggcacttttgggggggggggtgaagaggtGGGTTTTTCCAGACTATGAATATGCTGTCCTAGCTTCTgtgggaagctggttccaccgttGGGGTGCctgggacagagaagagctttgactgggctgtaAACGatgagctttgactgggctgtaAACGATGAGCAACGAGTTGTACGCCTTCACATGCTTTTAACGCGTTGAGAATGCCAATTGGCTAACGGCAAACAAACTGTGTCAACCATAAagtaaaagtacagctatcacgCTCAAACAAATAATGGTCCTCCAAAACTATAATAAAAGATTCTTCATGAATAATATTTTGTTGCTGCTGTTAAGGGCATTTCTTTagcagaggtcagcatgtgggagaagtagGGGTTCGGGATGATAGACTAGTTTCCcgctagtaattaccagttgggaggaacgttcaagtggattttcccCAGTCGTATGCTGCCATTTACTAGAGGTTATGAAAAACAGCATCAGGCTTAGCCTTACATGTGCTTAAGGTTGAGCTTCATGACGATCGCACTGTTGACCACAACGCACCTTTTAAAAGCCAATGTTCAGTAGACCCGTCGCTGCATGTCAGCTCAAAATCGGAAATGACCTTAAATGGCGATCGTATAGAATCCTGGCCTTAGGCAGAAATACAGACAACAGTACTCTCAGTTACAGTGTCTTGAAAAGACATGACAAAGACTCATTTCATATagttttattctgacattttttcccccacataTTGCTTTGGTTGAAAGACATTACGACCGATACAGAACAAATATGACACGTACAAATTAAGAGTAAATGGCCTTTTCAAGCACTTGTGCTCTTCTGAACAAATATCTAGCTCTGATTGGTCGTTTTACATTACAGTAAAACAGAAAGGAAGCAGCATTCCATTTAGTTGAGTTGCCCTTGAATGTCTAGGTGCTATAAAAGAAACAAGACGAGGGAGCGAAAGCACTGACCCAAGTTCACAGTATAAATACATCATGAGTAACACATCTCTGTACAAGCAGTGTCGTCCACCATATAGAAACTAGTTATGTAACATGTTCTTGTGAACCACACGGTTGCAATTCAAGGTCTGTACGTGAATGGACGCAATATTCAAGAGATATCCTTTACACATACATATATCATGCGTGTAGaataatttatcaaataaaaatcatGAGATGTATAGTCAATATCATGtttgtttgtaaaaaaatgtaCCACTTTTGCCCAAAATGTAACAGAATCAGGCTGTTTTATACTGCTAGGGACTGCGCCGCCTCAAATACAGTACAATGCTATTTGtactaaaaaatgtttttaatcaaaacaattataattttttgctCTGCACTTCGCTCATGACATTTCATGCAGTCATTTCAGCACACACGAGCAAACGTTTCAGTTAATTCTGAATCTTTCAGTAAAATGAAAAATAAGGTGTCACTTTTACAAGGTCTGAGACAAGACAGAGTTGAAATCCATGACTGTGTTTAACTTTAGGATTATCAAGAAGAACTAAGGCTGCTTTTAcccaggcagcccaattctgatctattTTGCAATAACTGGTATTTTGAACAAACAGATCAGCTCTTTCACCAacaattgggcaaaagatcagaattgggctgcctgtgtaaatttaGCCAAGAGTAATTTAAATCAGGAACCAGCTAATGCAGACCTCACACCCAACTCTGGAATATCCAGTGGCATTCTAACAgggtagataaaaaaaaatccttgagAGAATCTTCACTCGGACCTATGGGGGTGCATTCACACTGCTCGCCGTAAAAATCTATGCAAGGAAGTAATTTCATTGGTCCTAGCCGGCAAAATCATTGATTAGAACCAATGAAATGGCTTCCTTTCTGGatgagttccccccccccccctcgagcTGTGTGAATGGACCCTTAGTTTGGAATCGCTGGCTCGGACTCAACTAATGAGTATTTTAATAGGAAAGCTTCATGTATCTATACAGTAGAGCATACGTACATACCttcagaccagtggaggctgctgaggggacaacggctcataataaatggccggaacggagcaaatggaacggtatcaaacgcctggaaaccatggaaaccatgtgtttgatactattcTACAcagattccactccagtcattaccacaagcccttcAGACATGCATAAATACTCAGCTGTGCACACATATACATGTATAAGGGATGACTAGGTCAGCCATTTTTGTGCTTTTTCACTGCTAGTTTTCCCCCCCACGATTTACCAATTAGTTCTCAAAAAGACTAAACAATTATATAAAAAAGGGTGCTCTGTACAAAACCAGAGGTCAAAACGGGACAAGTATTTACAAGCGCGGTTTACCATCTGAACATACATCTTGTAAAAATAGCCTTCGTGAAGCTGACGTTGAGTGGTCAAGTCACATCAGCTTATTAGCTGGTGCATTGTGGGCCCACTTCCAACCCAATAAGGGTCACCAGAGCAGAAACACCATCTTCTCCCATTCACAAGCTTGAGGGCTGGGCCTGCTGTGGGCTCACAGTGAGCGAGGAGTGGGCAGGCTGGGGCTCGCAGTCTTTGACGGCGCCCTCATCGTCTCGCATGTACATGAGGAACAGAGTCACGGTGGCGAAGGTTGTGGCGTTGACGGGGAACGCCCGGAGCAGCGTGGAGGTGAGGCCGTGCGTGAACACCCGCCAGCCCTCCCGTTTCAGGCTCTGACGCACACAGTCAGCGATGCCATTGTACTTGTTGTGGCCGCCCACGCCGTCTGCCTGGAGCCGGGACTTTATGACGTCCACGGGGTAGGTGGAGATCCACGAGGCGATGCCCGACATGCCTCCGGCAAACAGCAACTTGAGGATCATGTAGGGGTCATCGGGTTCGCAGCCCAGAGAGCGCGTCAGTACGTCGTAGGTCAGGAAGTAGATCCCG is from Salvelinus sp. IW2-2015 linkage group LG9, ASM291031v2, whole genome shotgun sequence and encodes:
- the LOC111968935 gene encoding mitochondrial basic amino acids transporter isoform X2; the encoded protein is MTGLYKGIGSPMMGLTFINAIVFGVQGNAMRRLGHDTPLNQFLAGASAGALQSVICCPMELAKTRMQLQGLGERKSKQKLYKNSLDCLVRIYRKEGFRGINRGMVTTLVRETPGFGIYFLTYDVLTRSLGCEPDDPYMILKLLFAGGMSGIASWISTYPVDVIKSRLQADGVGGHNKYNGIADCVRQSLKREGWRVFTHGLTSTLLRAFPVNATTFATVTLFLMYMRDDEGAVKDCEPQPAHSSLTVSPQQAQPSSL